Proteins encoded together in one Carya illinoinensis cultivar Pawnee chromosome 3, C.illinoinensisPawnee_v1, whole genome shotgun sequence window:
- the LOC122303063 gene encoding uncharacterized protein LOC122303063 isoform X4 — protein MMKDPIKHDEPDPVMETNRKRSLHGSYKVFRNCNSSAMAKSEVQDTVSEENSSIGTPFAGIEQTGMETIQNSLEPKLSNKKKKKKRKTQKPSEEGCLTSTNDMSIMSALSLSDGRNSGGKVVSLGTDETSSFFVTNSSHLLHNNSNNLSNGNSYLMTKSEVQDTVLGVGSTLCPSLARTEQTGMETSQNLMQVDVARRKKRNRKIWKKKAKALQNNGQGPKHPDQGCMTCTYHTDVVSAPSLSDGRNSGGKVVSLGTDETNSLWATKYSQSLSHGNYKVFSNGTSSSSVAQSEVQGTFLGVDIMLCPSLARVEQTGMEIAQNSMEVNVSSKKKSRSLKKKPKALQISGQVEKLPEEGCVTKIINAMSTQSHQTNIMSATCPLDARIEKSISLGPDATNSFPSLSHENRKVFGNANSFSMSKSEEKDIILGVDSTVSPSFSRIEEVGKETTQNSLHVNPASKKKKKRRSRKKSEALQNSSEARTLPEESCPSIRNQMNIISTLMPSDERNNCSEIFHIPLLRAPVGHLRKKLLILDINGLLADIVRPPPKKCKSDINIAGRAIFKRPFYLDFLTFCFERFEVGVWSSRSKKNVEKVIDYLMGDMKYKLLLCWDQSHCTATKFRTLEDRHKPMVFKELRRIWEKHDPNLPWEKGDYNESNTLLLDDSPYKALLNPLHTAIFPYSYTFRKRSDKSLGAGGDLRVYLEGLAVAGNTKKYVEKNPFGQSAITQRSKSWDFYQTVIRSLESLPTTR, from the exons ATGATGAAGGATCCAATCAAGCATGACGAACCTGACCCAGTTATGGAAACTAATAGAAAACGATCCTTACATGGAAGTTATAAAGTCTTCAGGAATTGTAACTCTTCTGCAATGGCCAAGAGTGAAGTGCAGGACACTGTCTCTGAAGAAAATTCATCAATCGGCACTCCCTTTGCAGGAATTGAACAAACAGGAATGGAAACAATCCAGAATTCTTTGGAACCGAAATTGtcgaataaaaagaaaaagaaaaagaggaaaactcAAAAGCCATCAGAAGAAGGGTGTTTGACTAGCACAAATGATATGAGTATTATGTCAGCACTGAGTCTATCAGATGGAAGAAACAGTGGAGGAAAAGTTGTTTCACTGGGTACTGATGAAACTAGTTCCTTCTTTGTGACCAATTCTTCACATCTGTTAC ATAACAATTCTAATAACTTAAGCAATGGAAACTCTTACTTGATGACCAAGAGTGAAGTGCAAGATACTGTCTTAGGAGTAGGTTCAACACTATGCCCTTCCTTGGCTAGGACTGAACAGACTGGCATGGAAACAAGCCAAAATCTTATGCAAGTGGATGTGGCACGTCGGAAGAAAAGGAATAGGAAAATTTGGAAGAAGAAGGCCAAGGCACTGCAAAATAACGGACAAGGTCCAAAGCATCCAGATCAAGGCTGTATGACTTGCACTTATCATACAGATGTTGTGTCAGCACCGAGTCTATCAGATGGAAGAAACAGTGGAGGAAAAGTTGTTTCACTGGGTACTGATGAAACTAATTCTTTATGGGCAACCAAGTATTCACAAAGTCTGTCACATGGCAATTATAAGGTCTTCAGCAAtggtacttcttcttcttcagtgGCCCAGAGTGAAGTGCAAGGTACCTTCCTAGGAGTAGATATAATGCTCTGCCCTTCACTTGCTAGAGTTGAACAGACAGGCATGGAAATAGCCCAAAATTCTATGGAAGTGAATGTGTCGAGTAAAAAGAAATCAAGAAGTCTGAAGAAGAAACCTAAGGCACTGCAAATTAGTGGACAAGTTGAAAAGCTACCAGAGGAAGGTTGTGTAACAAAAATTATTAATGCCATGTCCACACAAAGTCATCAAACAAATATTATGTCAGCAACTTGTCCCTTGGATGCAAGAATAGAAAAATCTATTTCATTGGGTCCTGATGCAACCAATTCTTTTCCAAGTCTGTCACATGAGAATCGAAAAGTCTTCGGGAATGCTAATTCTTTTTCAATGAGCAAGAGTGAAGAAAAGGATATTATTCTCGGGGTGGATTCAACCGTGAGCCCTTCTTTTTCTAGGATTGAAGAGGTGGGAAAAGAAACAACCCAAAATTCTCTGCATGTGAATCCAGCtagtaaaaagaagaaaaaaaggagaagTCGGAAGAAGTCTGAGGCACTGCAAAATAGTAGTGAAGCTCGAACACTCCCGGAGGAAAGTTGCCCATCTATTAGGAATCAGATGAATATTATATCAACTCTGATGCCATCAGATGAGAGAAATAACTGCTCAGAGATTTTTCATATTCCACTTTTGCGAGCACCAGTTGGTCATCTGAGGAAGAAGCTTCTTATTCTTGATATAAATGGTCTGCTTGCGGATATAGTTCGTCCACCTCCAAAGAAATGCAAATCAGACATAAACATTGCAGGACGGGCAA TTTTCAAGAGGCCCTTCTATCTTGATTTTCTGACGTTCTGCTTTGAGAGATTTGAAGTTGGTGTGTGGTCCTCAAGATCCAA GAAAAATGTGGAAAAAGTGATTGACTATTTGATGGGAGATATGAAATACAAGCTGCTACTTTGTTGG GATCAATCTCACTGCACCGCTACAAAGTTCAGGACACTCGAAGACAGGCATAAGCCTATGGTTTTTAAGGAGCTGAGGAGAATATGGGAAAAACACGACCCTAATCTTCCATGGGAGAAAGGAGACTATAACGAGTCAAATACATTGTTGTTGGATGATTCTCCATATAAAGCCTTGCTTAATCCT CTGCACACTGCAATATTCCCTTATTCATACACGTTTCGGAAAAGGAGCGATAAGTCATTAG GTGCTGGTGGTGATCTAAGGGTTTATCTAGAGGGCTTAGCTGTGGCTGGAAATACAAAAAAGTACGTAGAGAAAAACCCATTTGGTCAAAGTGCTATCACTCAAAGAAGTAAATCGTGGGACTTTTACCAGACGGTTATCAGATCATTGGAATCCTTACCAACGACCAGATAA
- the LOC122303063 gene encoding uncharacterized protein LOC122303063 isoform X1 yields the protein MMKDPIKHDEPDPVMETNRKRSLHGSYKVFRNCNSSAMAKSEVQDTVSEENSSIGTPFAGIEQTGMETIQNSLEPKLSNKKKKKKRKTQKPSEEGCLTSTNDMSIMSALSLSDGRNSGGKVVSLGTDETSSFFVTNSSHLLHNNNLSNGNSYLMTTSEVQDTILGVGSKSCPSLARTEQTGMETSINLMQVDVARRKKRNRKSRKKAKALQNNGQGPKHPDQGCMTSINHTDVASALSLSDGNLHLMTTSEVQDTVLGVGSTPCPSLARTEQTGMETSQNVMQVDEAHQKKSRKSRKKKAKALQNNRQGPKHPYQGCMTSTNHTDVVSGLSLSDGRNSGGKVVSLGTDETSSFFVTNSSRHLLHNNSNNFSSGNSYLMTTSEVQDTILGVGSTLCPSLARTEQTGKETSQNLMQVDVARQKKRNRKIRKKKAKALQNNGQGPKHPDQGCMTSTNHTDVMSDGRNCGGKVVSLGTDETSSFFVTHSSRHVLHNNSNNLSNGNSYLMTKSEVQDTVLGVGSTLCPSLARTEQTGMETSQNLMQVDVARRKKRNRKIWKKKAKALQNNGQGPKHPDQGCMTCTYHTDVVSAPSLSDGRNSGGKVVSLGTDETNSLWATKYSQSLSHGNYKVFSNGTSSSSVAQSEVQGTFLGVDIMLCPSLARVEQTGMEIAQNSMEVNVSSKKKSRSLKKKPKALQISGQVEKLPEEGCVTKIINAMSTQSHQTNIMSATCPLDARIEKSISLGPDATNSFPSLSHENRKVFGNANSFSMSKSEEKDIILGVDSTVSPSFSRIEEVGKETTQNSLHVNPASKKKKKRRSRKKSEALQNSSEARTLPEESCPSIRNQMNIISTLMPSDERNNCSEIFHIPLLRAPVGHLRKKLLILDINGLLADIVRPPPKKCKSDINIAGRAIFKRPFYLDFLTFCFERFEVGVWSSRSKKNVEKVIDYLMGDMKYKLLLCWDQSHCTATKFRTLEDRHKPMVFKELRRIWEKHDPNLPWEKGDYNESNTLLLDDSPYKALLNPLHTAIFPYSYTFRKRSDKSLGAGGDLRVYLEGLAVAGNTKKYVEKNPFGQSAITQRSKSWDFYQTVIRSLESLPTTR from the exons ATGATGAAGGATCCAATCAAGCATGACGAACCTGACCCAGTTATGGAAACTAATAGAAAACGATCCTTACATGGAAGTTATAAAGTCTTCAGGAATTGTAACTCTTCTGCAATGGCCAAGAGTGAAGTGCAGGACACTGTCTCTGAAGAAAATTCATCAATCGGCACTCCCTTTGCAGGAATTGAACAAACAGGAATGGAAACAATCCAGAATTCTTTGGAACCGAAATTGtcgaataaaaagaaaaagaaaaagaggaaaactcAAAAGCCATCAGAAGAAGGGTGTTTGACTAGCACAAATGATATGAGTATTATGTCAGCACTGAGTCTATCAGATGGAAGAAACAGTGGAGGAAAAGTTGTTTCACTGGGTACTGATGAAACTAGTTCCTTCTTTGTGACCAATTCTTCACATCTGTTACATAACAATAACTTAAGCAATGGAAACTCTTACTTGATGACCACGAGTGAAGTGCAAGATACTATCTTAGGAGTAGGTTCAAAATCATGTCCTTCCTTGGCTAGGACTGAACAGACTGGCATGGAAACAAGTATTAATCTTATGCAAGTGGATGTGGCACGTCGGAAGAAAAGGAATAGGAAAAGTCGGAAGAAGGCTAAGGCACTGCAAAATAATGGACAAGGTCCAAAGCATCCAGATCAAGGCTGCATGACTAGCATTAATCATACAGACGTCGCATCAGCATTGAGTCTATCAGATGGAAACTTGCACTTGATGACCACAAGTGAAGTGCAAGATACTGTCTTAGGAGTAGGTTCAACACCATGCCCTTCCTTGGCTAGGACTGAACAGACTGGCATGGAAACAAGCCAAAATGTTATGCAAGTGGATGAGGCACATCAGAAGAAAAGTAGGAAAAGTCGGAAGAAGAAGGCTAAGGCACTGCAAAATAACAGACAAGGTCCAAAGCATCCATATCAAGGCTGCATGACTAGCACTAACCATACAGACGTTGTGTCAGGACTGAGTCTATCAGATGGAAGAAACAGTGGAGGAAAAGTTGTTTCACTGGGTACTGATGAAACTAGTTCCTTCTTTGTGACCAATTCTTCACGACATCTATTACATAACAATTCTAATAACTTTAGCAGTGGAAACTCATACTTGATGACCACAAGTGAAGTGCAAGATACCATCTTAGGAGTAGGTTCAACACTATGCCCTTCCTTGGCTAGGACTGAACAAACTGGCAAGGAAACAAGCCAAAATCTTATGCAAGTGGATGTGGCACGTCAGAAGAAAAGGAATAGGAAAATTCGGAAGAAGAAGGCCAAGGCACTGCAAAATAACGGACAAGGTCCAAAGCATCCAGATCAAGGCTGCATGACTAGCACTAATCATACAGACGTCATGTCAGATGGAAGAAACTGTGGAGGAAAAGTTGTTTCACTGGGTACTGATGAAACTAGTTCCTTCTTTGTGACCCATTCTTCACGGCATGTATTACATAACAATTCTAATAACTTAAGCAATGGAAACTCTTACTTGATGACCAAGAGTGAAGTGCAAGATACTGTCTTAGGAGTAGGTTCAACACTATGCCCTTCCTTGGCTAGGACTGAACAGACTGGCATGGAAACAAGCCAAAATCTTATGCAAGTGGATGTGGCACGTCGGAAGAAAAGGAATAGGAAAATTTGGAAGAAGAAGGCCAAGGCACTGCAAAATAACGGACAAGGTCCAAAGCATCCAGATCAAGGCTGTATGACTTGCACTTATCATACAGATGTTGTGTCAGCACCGAGTCTATCAGATGGAAGAAACAGTGGAGGAAAAGTTGTTTCACTGGGTACTGATGAAACTAATTCTTTATGGGCAACCAAGTATTCACAAAGTCTGTCACATGGCAATTATAAGGTCTTCAGCAAtggtacttcttcttcttcagtgGCCCAGAGTGAAGTGCAAGGTACCTTCCTAGGAGTAGATATAATGCTCTGCCCTTCACTTGCTAGAGTTGAACAGACAGGCATGGAAATAGCCCAAAATTCTATGGAAGTGAATGTGTCGAGTAAAAAGAAATCAAGAAGTCTGAAGAAGAAACCTAAGGCACTGCAAATTAGTGGACAAGTTGAAAAGCTACCAGAGGAAGGTTGTGTAACAAAAATTATTAATGCCATGTCCACACAAAGTCATCAAACAAATATTATGTCAGCAACTTGTCCCTTGGATGCAAGAATAGAAAAATCTATTTCATTGGGTCCTGATGCAACCAATTCTTTTCCAAGTCTGTCACATGAGAATCGAAAAGTCTTCGGGAATGCTAATTCTTTTTCAATGAGCAAGAGTGAAGAAAAGGATATTATTCTCGGGGTGGATTCAACCGTGAGCCCTTCTTTTTCTAGGATTGAAGAGGTGGGAAAAGAAACAACCCAAAATTCTCTGCATGTGAATCCAGCtagtaaaaagaagaaaaaaaggagaagTCGGAAGAAGTCTGAGGCACTGCAAAATAGTAGTGAAGCTCGAACACTCCCGGAGGAAAGTTGCCCATCTATTAGGAATCAGATGAATATTATATCAACTCTGATGCCATCAGATGAGAGAAATAACTGCTCAGAGATTTTTCATATTCCACTTTTGCGAGCACCAGTTGGTCATCTGAGGAAGAAGCTTCTTATTCTTGATATAAATGGTCTGCTTGCGGATATAGTTCGTCCACCTCCAAAGAAATGCAAATCAGACATAAACATTGCAGGACGGGCAA TTTTCAAGAGGCCCTTCTATCTTGATTTTCTGACGTTCTGCTTTGAGAGATTTGAAGTTGGTGTGTGGTCCTCAAGATCCAA GAAAAATGTGGAAAAAGTGATTGACTATTTGATGGGAGATATGAAATACAAGCTGCTACTTTGTTGG GATCAATCTCACTGCACCGCTACAAAGTTCAGGACACTCGAAGACAGGCATAAGCCTATGGTTTTTAAGGAGCTGAGGAGAATATGGGAAAAACACGACCCTAATCTTCCATGGGAGAAAGGAGACTATAACGAGTCAAATACATTGTTGTTGGATGATTCTCCATATAAAGCCTTGCTTAATCCT CTGCACACTGCAATATTCCCTTATTCATACACGTTTCGGAAAAGGAGCGATAAGTCATTAG GTGCTGGTGGTGATCTAAGGGTTTATCTAGAGGGCTTAGCTGTGGCTGGAAATACAAAAAAGTACGTAGAGAAAAACCCATTTGGTCAAAGTGCTATCACTCAAAGAAGTAAATCGTGGGACTTTTACCAGACGGTTATCAGATCATTGGAATCCTTACCAACGACCAGATAA
- the LOC122303063 gene encoding uncharacterized protein LOC122303063 isoform X2 → MMKDPIKHDEPDPVMETNRKRSLHGSYKVFRNCNSSAMAKSEVQDTVSEENSSIGTPFAGIEQTGMETIQNSLEPKLSNKKKKKKRKTQKPSEEGCLTSTNDMSIMSALSLSDGRNSGGKVVSLGTDETSSFFVTNSSHLLHNNNLSNGNSYLMTTSEVQDTILGVGSKSCPSLARTEQTGMETSINLMQVDVARRKKRNRKSRKKAKALQNNGQGPKHPDQGCMTSINHTDVASALSLSDGNLHLMTTSEVQDTVLGVGSTPCPSLARTEQTGMETSQNVMQVDEAHQKKSRKSRKKKAKALQNNRQGPKHPYQGCMTSTNHTDVVSGLSLSDGRNSGGKVVSLGTDETSSFFVTNSSRHLLHNNSNNFSSGNSYLMTTSEVQDTILGVGSTLCPSLARTEQTGKETSQNLMQVDVARQKKRNRKIRKKKAKALQNNGQGPKHPDQGCMTSTNHTDVMSDGRNCGGKVVSLGTDETSSFFVTHSSRHVLHNNSNNLSNGNSYLMTKSEVQDTVLGVGSTLCPSLARTEQTGMETSQNLMQVDVARRKKRNRKIWKKKAKALQNNGQGPKHPDQGCMTCTYHTDVVSAPSLSDGRNSGGKVVSLGTDETNSLWATKYSQSLSHGNYKVFSNGTSSSSVAQSEVQGTFLGVDIMLCPSLARVEQTGMEIAQNSMEVNVSSKKKSRSLKKKPKALQISGQVEKLPEEGCVTKIINAMSTQSHQTNIMSATCPLDARIEKSISLGPDATNSFPSLSHENRKVFGNANSFSMSKSEEKDIILGVDSTVSPSFSRIEEVGKETTQNSLHVNPASKKKKKRRSRKKSEALQNSSEARTLPEESCPSIRNQMNIISTLMPSDERNNCSEIFHIPLLRAPVGHLRKKLLILDINGLLADIVRPPPKKCKSDINIAGRAIFKRPFYLDFLTFCFERFEVGVWSSRSKKNVEKVIDYLMGDMKYKLLLCWDQSHCTATKFRTLEDRHKPMVFKELRRIWEKHDPNLPWEKGDYNESNTLLLDDSPYKALLNPLHTAIFPYSYTFRKRSDKSLGYGK, encoded by the exons ATGATGAAGGATCCAATCAAGCATGACGAACCTGACCCAGTTATGGAAACTAATAGAAAACGATCCTTACATGGAAGTTATAAAGTCTTCAGGAATTGTAACTCTTCTGCAATGGCCAAGAGTGAAGTGCAGGACACTGTCTCTGAAGAAAATTCATCAATCGGCACTCCCTTTGCAGGAATTGAACAAACAGGAATGGAAACAATCCAGAATTCTTTGGAACCGAAATTGtcgaataaaaagaaaaagaaaaagaggaaaactcAAAAGCCATCAGAAGAAGGGTGTTTGACTAGCACAAATGATATGAGTATTATGTCAGCACTGAGTCTATCAGATGGAAGAAACAGTGGAGGAAAAGTTGTTTCACTGGGTACTGATGAAACTAGTTCCTTCTTTGTGACCAATTCTTCACATCTGTTACATAACAATAACTTAAGCAATGGAAACTCTTACTTGATGACCACGAGTGAAGTGCAAGATACTATCTTAGGAGTAGGTTCAAAATCATGTCCTTCCTTGGCTAGGACTGAACAGACTGGCATGGAAACAAGTATTAATCTTATGCAAGTGGATGTGGCACGTCGGAAGAAAAGGAATAGGAAAAGTCGGAAGAAGGCTAAGGCACTGCAAAATAATGGACAAGGTCCAAAGCATCCAGATCAAGGCTGCATGACTAGCATTAATCATACAGACGTCGCATCAGCATTGAGTCTATCAGATGGAAACTTGCACTTGATGACCACAAGTGAAGTGCAAGATACTGTCTTAGGAGTAGGTTCAACACCATGCCCTTCCTTGGCTAGGACTGAACAGACTGGCATGGAAACAAGCCAAAATGTTATGCAAGTGGATGAGGCACATCAGAAGAAAAGTAGGAAAAGTCGGAAGAAGAAGGCTAAGGCACTGCAAAATAACAGACAAGGTCCAAAGCATCCATATCAAGGCTGCATGACTAGCACTAACCATACAGACGTTGTGTCAGGACTGAGTCTATCAGATGGAAGAAACAGTGGAGGAAAAGTTGTTTCACTGGGTACTGATGAAACTAGTTCCTTCTTTGTGACCAATTCTTCACGACATCTATTACATAACAATTCTAATAACTTTAGCAGTGGAAACTCATACTTGATGACCACAAGTGAAGTGCAAGATACCATCTTAGGAGTAGGTTCAACACTATGCCCTTCCTTGGCTAGGACTGAACAAACTGGCAAGGAAACAAGCCAAAATCTTATGCAAGTGGATGTGGCACGTCAGAAGAAAAGGAATAGGAAAATTCGGAAGAAGAAGGCCAAGGCACTGCAAAATAACGGACAAGGTCCAAAGCATCCAGATCAAGGCTGCATGACTAGCACTAATCATACAGACGTCATGTCAGATGGAAGAAACTGTGGAGGAAAAGTTGTTTCACTGGGTACTGATGAAACTAGTTCCTTCTTTGTGACCCATTCTTCACGGCATGTATTACATAACAATTCTAATAACTTAAGCAATGGAAACTCTTACTTGATGACCAAGAGTGAAGTGCAAGATACTGTCTTAGGAGTAGGTTCAACACTATGCCCTTCCTTGGCTAGGACTGAACAGACTGGCATGGAAACAAGCCAAAATCTTATGCAAGTGGATGTGGCACGTCGGAAGAAAAGGAATAGGAAAATTTGGAAGAAGAAGGCCAAGGCACTGCAAAATAACGGACAAGGTCCAAAGCATCCAGATCAAGGCTGTATGACTTGCACTTATCATACAGATGTTGTGTCAGCACCGAGTCTATCAGATGGAAGAAACAGTGGAGGAAAAGTTGTTTCACTGGGTACTGATGAAACTAATTCTTTATGGGCAACCAAGTATTCACAAAGTCTGTCACATGGCAATTATAAGGTCTTCAGCAAtggtacttcttcttcttcagtgGCCCAGAGTGAAGTGCAAGGTACCTTCCTAGGAGTAGATATAATGCTCTGCCCTTCACTTGCTAGAGTTGAACAGACAGGCATGGAAATAGCCCAAAATTCTATGGAAGTGAATGTGTCGAGTAAAAAGAAATCAAGAAGTCTGAAGAAGAAACCTAAGGCACTGCAAATTAGTGGACAAGTTGAAAAGCTACCAGAGGAAGGTTGTGTAACAAAAATTATTAATGCCATGTCCACACAAAGTCATCAAACAAATATTATGTCAGCAACTTGTCCCTTGGATGCAAGAATAGAAAAATCTATTTCATTGGGTCCTGATGCAACCAATTCTTTTCCAAGTCTGTCACATGAGAATCGAAAAGTCTTCGGGAATGCTAATTCTTTTTCAATGAGCAAGAGTGAAGAAAAGGATATTATTCTCGGGGTGGATTCAACCGTGAGCCCTTCTTTTTCTAGGATTGAAGAGGTGGGAAAAGAAACAACCCAAAATTCTCTGCATGTGAATCCAGCtagtaaaaagaagaaaaaaaggagaagTCGGAAGAAGTCTGAGGCACTGCAAAATAGTAGTGAAGCTCGAACACTCCCGGAGGAAAGTTGCCCATCTATTAGGAATCAGATGAATATTATATCAACTCTGATGCCATCAGATGAGAGAAATAACTGCTCAGAGATTTTTCATATTCCACTTTTGCGAGCACCAGTTGGTCATCTGAGGAAGAAGCTTCTTATTCTTGATATAAATGGTCTGCTTGCGGATATAGTTCGTCCACCTCCAAAGAAATGCAAATCAGACATAAACATTGCAGGACGGGCAA TTTTCAAGAGGCCCTTCTATCTTGATTTTCTGACGTTCTGCTTTGAGAGATTTGAAGTTGGTGTGTGGTCCTCAAGATCCAA GAAAAATGTGGAAAAAGTGATTGACTATTTGATGGGAGATATGAAATACAAGCTGCTACTTTGTTGG GATCAATCTCACTGCACCGCTACAAAGTTCAGGACACTCGAAGACAGGCATAAGCCTATGGTTTTTAAGGAGCTGAGGAGAATATGGGAAAAACACGACCCTAATCTTCCATGGGAGAAAGGAGACTATAACGAGTCAAATACATTGTTGTTGGATGATTCTCCATATAAAGCCTTGCTTAATCCT CTGCACACTGCAATATTCCCTTATTCATACACGTTTCGGAAAAGGAGCGATAAGTCATTAG GGTATGGCAAATGA